One genomic segment of Ignavibacteriota bacterium includes these proteins:
- the ispG gene encoding (E)-4-hydroxy-3-methylbut-2-enyl-diphosphate synthase, whose amino-acid sequence MNEIKYCNSLTKYSRFVTREVKIGEISLGNGNPIRVQSMTTTNTMDTIATVEQSIRMTNAGCELVRITAPSINEAKNLKNIKDELHKRGYKVPLIADIHFTPNAAEEAARIIEKVRVNPGNYIDKKKFQQIEYTDLEYEEEIERIRIKFSPLVKICKEYGTAMRIGTNHGSLSDRIMSRYGDTPLGMVESALEFLRICEDLDYHQIVLSMKASNPQVMVQAYRLLVNKMISENMNYPLHLGVTEAGDGEDGRIKSALGIGALLEDGLGDTIRVSLTEEPEHEIPVALALVNRYSNRIPHKEIPGIINLPYDPFSYLKIPSYPINNFGDKNSPRVIAEISDKEIVNNDLKKLGLTYLPDLDKWNIGDQAPDYIFAGDQNVNTNLPESLDIIQNYNSWLNNSDNHKFHPLFKFEEFLSASKKSNILNFVEINIEDVFDEKFAQLKNQKNIVFVITTNNNHGLAEQRRIFIELTNLGFNQPTIIKREYDVNNFENLRLFAATDLGSLFIEGFGDGVWLTNNSAKFSSEEINRTLFGILQAARVRISKTEYIACPSCGRTLFDLVEVTNKIRERTGHLKGVKIGIMGCIVNGPGEMADADYGYVGSGPGKITLYRGKEVIKKSISSEKAVDGLIELIKEDGIWIEPVDM is encoded by the coding sequence ATGAACGAAATTAAATATTGCAATTCGCTTACTAAATACAGCCGATTTGTAACTCGCGAAGTAAAAATTGGAGAAATTTCTTTAGGAAATGGAAATCCAATTCGTGTTCAATCGATGACAACAACAAATACGATGGATACAATTGCGACTGTTGAGCAATCGATAAGAATGACAAATGCTGGATGCGAATTAGTTAGAATTACGGCTCCAAGTATTAACGAAGCAAAAAACTTAAAAAATATTAAAGATGAATTACACAAACGAGGTTATAAAGTTCCGCTAATTGCCGATATACATTTTACGCCAAATGCCGCAGAAGAAGCCGCAAGAATTATTGAAAAAGTTAGAGTAAACCCCGGAAACTATATTGATAAAAAGAAGTTCCAGCAAATTGAATACACAGATTTAGAATACGAAGAAGAAATTGAAAGAATAAGAATTAAATTTTCCCCGCTTGTAAAAATTTGCAAAGAGTATGGAACCGCAATGCGCATAGGCACAAACCACGGTTCGCTTTCGGATAGAATTATGAGCAGATACGGAGATACTCCGCTTGGAATGGTTGAATCTGCGCTTGAGTTTTTAAGAATTTGCGAAGATTTAGATTATCACCAAATTGTACTTTCTATGAAAGCAAGCAATCCGCAAGTTATGGTTCAAGCTTACAGATTACTTGTGAACAAAATGATTTCTGAAAATATGAATTATCCTTTGCATCTTGGAGTTACGGAAGCCGGCGATGGCGAAGATGGAAGAATAAAATCTGCACTTGGAATTGGAGCTTTACTTGAAGATGGTTTGGGTGATACAATCAGAGTTTCATTAACCGAAGAACCGGAACATGAAATTCCCGTTGCGCTGGCTTTGGTTAACAGATATTCAAATAGAATTCCGCATAAAGAAATTCCGGGAATTATTAATCTTCCGTACGATCCGTTTAGTTATTTGAAAATCCCTTCATATCCAATAAATAATTTTGGTGATAAAAATTCTCCCCGAGTAATCGCAGAAATTTCCGATAAAGAAATTGTTAATAATGATTTGAAGAAACTCGGTTTAACTTATTTACCGGATTTGGATAAATGGAATATTGGCGATCAAGCTCCGGATTATATTTTTGCAGGTGATCAAAATGTAAATACAAATTTGCCGGAAAGTTTAGATATAATTCAAAATTATAATTCGTGGCTGAATAATTCTGATAATCATAAATTTCATCCATTATTTAAATTTGAGGAATTTTTATCTGCGTCAAAAAAATCAAACATTTTAAATTTTGTTGAAATAAATATTGAAGATGTTTTTGATGAAAAATTTGCTCAATTAAAAAATCAGAAAAATATTGTTTTTGTAATTACGACAAATAACAATCATGGATTAGCCGAGCAAAGAAGAATTTTTATCGAATTAACAAATTTGGGTTTTAATCAACCAACAATTATTAAACGGGAATATGATGTAAATAATTTTGAAAATTTAAGATTATTTGCTGCAACTGATTTGGGAAGTTTATTTATCGAAGGATTTGGCGATGGCGTTTGGCTTACAAATAACTCGGCTAAATTTTCATCTGAAGAAATTAACAGAACTTTGTTCGGAATTCTTCAAGCAGCAAGAGTTAGAATTTCTAAAACTGAATATATTGCTTGTCCCTCTTGCGGAAGAACACTTTTTGATTTGGTTGAAGTAACTAATAAAATCCGTGAAAGAACCGGACATTTAAAAGGTGTAAAAATTGGAATAATGGGATGCATTGTAAACGGTCCGGGAGAAATGGCTGATGCAGATTATGGTTATGTTGGTTCGGGTCCGGGAAAAATTACACTTTACAGAGGAAAGGAAGTTATTAAAAAAAGTATTTCCTCGGAAAAAGCAGTTGATGGTTTGATTGAATTAATTAAAGAAGATGGCATTTGGATTGAGCCGGTGGACATGTGA